One window of Pelmatolapia mariae isolate MD_Pm_ZW linkage group LG18, Pm_UMD_F_2, whole genome shotgun sequence genomic DNA carries:
- the LOC134616478 gene encoding zinc finger and SCAN domain-containing protein 22-like, translated as MANSVAFQSKLTSIMEMLTKAAVVEISKLWEDGFALVQVELRRREIEIEALNRKLLLMEKERLAARAQTANNSSSFSKREQQNKLLPPDGDGPTIESVQTLSSDQSVRDKVDISPNQGTSSPPQTEEKRSEQRKSDSAGKDDEDLVVKLEDEDDIQIVEQVVDSDHSVNSGAGPHELNLNHQPAEVVEEQESQQWLTVSVGDSDTADDSECFFEPKQLSQNLDSEILLIQNALDIFDNSAEGAYSDRFMRDNETVQGASSKSRAPVTFSQSQPSQPIEAINHSERGMSIRFLSEKQQPQTKNMSTFNTDNRLFHLNDPELHKTIAGRRIREKWYICPFCGKSFDRISHLEIHQRIHTGEKPYTCDTCGKCFSQRSNLRTHQRTHKEALTQNAV; from the exons ATGGCCAACAGTGTAGCTTTCCAGAGCAAGTTAACCTCGATCATGGAGATGCTAACTAAAGCAGCCGTGgtggaaatcagcaaactgtgGGAGGACGGCTTCGCTTTGGTCCAGGTCGAGCTTCGGAGGAGAGAGATTGAAATCGAGGCTCTGAACAGAAAGTTGTTGTTGATGGAAAAGGAGCGGTTAGCGGCTCGGGCTCAGACTGCAAATAACTCATCATCTTTTTCCAAGAGAGAGCAGCAGAATAAGCTGCTGCCGCCCGACGGCGATG GGCCCACGATAGAGTCGGTGCAGACTTTGTCTTCAGATCAGAGCGTGAGAGACAAGGTGGATATTTCACCAAATCAGGGAACGTCATCACCTCCTCAAACAGAAGAGAAACGCAGTGAGCAGCGCAAATCTGACAGTGCGGGCAAAGATGACGAAGACTTAGTAGTCAAGCTAGAAGACGAGGATGACATCCAGATCGTGGAGCAGGTCGTGGACTCGGATCACAGCGTTAACAGTGGAGCAGGTCCCCACGAGCTGAATCTGAACCACCAGCCTGCTGAGGTTGTGGAAGAGCAAGAGTCGCAGCAGTGGCTGACTGTTTCGGTGGGAGACAGCGACACTGCAGATGACTCGGAGTGCTTTTTCGAACCAAAGCAGTTGTCTCAAAATCTGGACTCCGAAATCTTGCTCATTCAAAATGCCTTGGACATTTTCGATAATTCAGCAGAGGGAGCATACTCGGACAGGTTTATGAGGGACAATGAAACGGTTCAAGGTGCATCAAGTAAATCAAGGGCTCCTGTGACTTTCAGCCAGTCTCAGCCAAGTCAACCTATAGAAGCAATAAATCACTCAGAGAGAGGAATGTCCATTAGATTCCTCTCAGAAAAACAGCAACCACAGACTAAAAACATGTCAACCTTTAACACAGACAACAGACTCTTTCATTTAAACGACCCAGAGTTGCACAAAACTATAGCGGGGCGCCGCATTAGGGAGAAGTGGTACATCTGCCCGTTCTGTGGGAAGAGCTTTGATCGCATCAGCCACCTCGAGATACACCAGCGAAttcacacaggagagaaaccgtACACATGCGACACGTGTGGCAAGTGCTTTTCTCAGAGGAGTAACCTTCGCACTCATCAAAGGACTCACAAAGAGGCTCtcacacaaaatgcagtttaa